GTCGCTGGGGTACCACCACTGCCGGTGGCATCCGTACAGCCAGGAGGACGTGCTCAAGCACGCGAAGACGTACCGAAAGAAGGGCATTCCGTGTGATTCGATTTGGCTCGATATCGACCATATGAACGGGTACCGGGTGTTTACGTGGAACCCGAAACTGTTACCCGAGCCGGCCAAGATGCTGTCGTCGCTGACGAAATTGGGCTTTCGGTCGGTGACGATCATTGACCCGGGGGTGAAGGTGGAGCCGGGGTACTCGGTGTACGATTCGGGCTTGGCCAAGAATGCCTTTTGCCGAACCGAAGGCGGGGCGGTGTATCAGGGGCAGGTTTGGCCGGGTAAGACGGCTTTTCCCGACTTCGCTTCGGCGGTCGCTCGCGAATGGTGGGGTGAGCTCAACGCGAAGCATATTCAGTTCGGTTTGGCGGGGATTTGGAACGACATGAACGAGCCCGCCACCGGTGATATTCCCGCGTCAGCGATGCGGTTCGATGGCGGTAAATATAGCCACGGCATGTACCACAACGGCTACGCAATGCTGATGGCGATGGGCACGGCGGAGGGGCTGAAGAAAGCGTTGCCGAACCAGCGTCCGTTCGTGCTGAGCCGCGCCGGTTCGGCGGGAATCCAGCGGTACGCGGCGAACTGGCTGGGCGACAATATGTCGCGATGGGAGCATTTGGCGATGAGCCTGCCGATGTCGCTTGGTCTTGGCCTCTCGGGTCAGCCGTTCATCGGGGCGGATATTGGCGGATTTGGCGAGAATTCGTCGCCGGAATTGTTGGTGCGATGGATGCAGGTGGCGACGCTGACGCCTTTCTGCCGGAACCACAACGACGCGGGAAATGTGGACCAGTACCCGTGGAGCTTTGGGGCGAAAACAGAGGCGGCGTGTCATGCGGCGATCGACTTGCGATACCGGCTGATGCCTTATCTGTACACGACTTTTGTGGAGTCGGCGACGACGGGACTTCCGATCATGCGGCCCCTGCTGATGGAGGATTTGAGCCTGAGCGAGGTGGACGACGAGTACCTGTTTGGGTCGTCGCTACTGATCGCACCGGTCCTGGCGCCGAAGGTGCGGGCGCGATCGGTGGCGTTGCCATCGGGCGAGTGGATCGATTGGTGGACCGGTGCGCGGTGCGAAGGGACGGTTTGGAGCCAGGCTCCACTGGACCGGATTCCGCTGTTCGCGCGAGCGGGGTCGGTGGTGCCGATGTGGACCGAGGCTCCGCCCTCGACGATGGGCTACCACCCCGAGGTTGTGGAACTTCGAGTGTTCGTACCGTCGGTGGATGGCGAGTGGGGCTCGATGTTAGTGGAGGACGATGGAGAATCGTTCGCGTTCGAGCGAGGCGAGCGGCTGACGACGACGATTCGGGTTGTTCGGAAAGGGAAGAAACTTTCGGTGGTGGGTTCGACGGTAGGTGTGGTTTACGCGGGATTTGCGCGCAAGGCGTTTCGGCTGGTGTTTCGAGGAGCCGACCTCGCGGATGTGGTGGTCGAAGCTGGCGTTGATGGATTCGAGTGGTCGGGCACGGTCTAGGTTTGCTGACTCTGGTGCTCAGCGCATTAGTCGGCGATGGGGACACTTATTTGCCTGATCTCGGTGAGGAACTCGTCGCCTCTTTGTTGGAAGAGCAGGTCGTAGGATTCACCCTGGTTCGTGAGCACCTGGTAGACGGCCGATGGATAGCCGTGAAAGACGTTCTGCCTTCCTGAGAGGGTCTTCTTTTTGACGTAAGCGATGTCGGCAAAAGGAATGGTGACCTTTTCGGACGGTTCGAAGATCGCGAAGATGGTGTCGGTGAACGAGTATGAGTAGTGGATCAGTTCCTTCTCGGTCACGATGAGTGTTCCGGGGCGGGAGCGGAGCGTGAGTCCCAGGTAGCAGGTATCGAGCACAAATTTGGCGTCATCGACCGGGAGGGACTTCGCCTCGCAGAACTTCTTCCACTTCTTATCAGTGATGACTTTGAACATCGGGTGCGTCGCTCGTGCCGGACAGCTCGAACCAGTATCGACGCACGGGGATGGGCCAATGTTCGGACAAGAACTCCATTTCTAGGACGCCGCCGCACCGCTCGATCGTGCGGCAAGAGCGAGTGTTTTCGGCGTCGGCGCAGACCATGACCCGGTCGAGACCGACTCGGCGGGCCTCGTCCAGACCCGCAGAAAGGGCGGCAATCGAATACCGCTTGCCTCGCTGAGAAGGGGCGACATCGTAGCCGATATGGCCGCCAACCGAGTTCAGAAACGGTGTGTCGATGGTGTACCGAGTGCGGACCACGGCGACGATCTCGCCGGCGCTATCAAGAAGCCACCGGTGAGACCCGGCCACGATGCCGGGCAGGAGGTTGAATCCGGTTTCTTCGTCCTCCAGCGAGCGGAGGTACTTTTCGAAATTGGTCGCCGCCAGGGCGTAACCGCCCACGTTGTCGGGGTCGTTCATCAGGTAGTCGTCCAGCATCCGCAGGAAGGCTTGGCGATACACGATGTCCGGCTTAACAACCTTCATGACTTGAGTTCGGTGGCGACGACGTGCAGCGGAGCGTCGCCGATATTGTGTACGTAGTGCGGGCCAAGGGGTGGGGACCAGGCTGTCGAGCCGTTGGCGGGCGTCGTGTTTGCGGTGCGGGAATCGAAGAGTTGATTGCCTTGATCGTCGTAGCGGATGAACGCGGTCCAACTGACGATGTAGAGCGCCCCGGGCCAGCAGTGGGTGTGAACGGCGGTCTTCTCGCCGGGCGGGATGAAGGTCTCGACGACGCGGACGCGATCATTCTCCAGAAGCAGGCGATGATGCTCGGGAGCGGCGAGCAAGGCGTCGAGCGACTCCGGCCAGGTAGAAGGATCATCCGTCACAGTGATCGAATGCTACCCTCAATCGTTCGGATACACTGGCAATCGTGGATTCTCTCGAGCTATTGCAGGAACTCGTCTCGTTGCCCGGACCGGCGGGACAGGAGGACCAGGTTCGCGAAGCGCTGATTCAGCACCTGGTGAAGCTCGGGATCACCAGTCAGGTCGATCCGAAGGGGAACCTGATCGTGCGGCTGGGCAAGGGTGAGAAGGCGAAGGTGGTCGTTACCGCCCACATGGATGAGATCGCGCTGTATGTGAAGCAGATCCTGCCGGACGGAAGCCTTAAGGTCGCTTCGTTGGGGGGCATTTTCCCGTGGAAGCTTGGCGAAGGTCCGGTGACAATTCTGGCGTCCGGAACGCCGTTGGAGGCGGTGCTGGGGTTCGGCTCAATTCATACCGAGAGCAACCTAAGCGCGGCGAAACGCGCCAAAACCGACGCAGTAACCTGGGACATGGCGACGGTGATGACCGGGCTGACGCCGGAGTCGCTCAAGAAGAAGGGGGTCCGTTTGGGAACGCGGGTGGTGGTGTCGCCGAGCCGACGAACGTTGACCCGATTCGAGAATTTTGTGGCGGGATACTTCCTCGATGATCGAGCCGATTTGGTTTCTTGGCTGTTGGCCCTGGCCGAGATGAAGGATGAGCCGTTGGACGTCGCGTTTGTCGCGACGACCTCCGAAGAAGTCGGCGGGGAAGGGGCGCAGTACTACTTGGCCCACGAGCAACCCGACTTCTGCGTCGCGCTGGAATTGGGGCCGCAGGTGCCGGATGCGCCGGTGGCGATTTCGGCAAGGCCGACGGTCTGGGTCATGGACGGCTATGCGGCGATGCCTCCGTTCTTGGGCGAGACGCTGGACCGCGTGAGCGAGCAGACCGGAATTGGATTGCAGTATCAGGCTCTGTCGCGTGGCGGAAGCGACGCCTCCTGCTCGGCGGCGCGAGGACTTTGCGCCCATCCGATTACGCTCGGTTTGCCGATGGAAAACAGCCACGGTTACGAAGTGATCCACACGGAATCGATGAACGCGCTGGCGGAACTGACGGTGGCCGTCGTTCGCGACCTATTCAAATAGTGAAATGTCCGGGCGTGTTTCAGCCCGGACCAATTTCAGAGATAAGTCTTTAGTTACGGGTGACCGGCGTGAGGATGCAAGCGACTGCAGTGCCGTTTTTGATGCCATAGCCGACAATTGTGCCATTGCTGCTGATTCCATAGGCCCTAGAAAAGACAAAGTTCGGTTCGGAGATGCGGGTATTGAGATCGACATATCCCGAGGCTTGAGACCAGGCAAAGGCATGGTAAGTCTGAATATTGCCATCGAATATGTTATCGGAGCCCGCTGCAATTCCGCCTGAACTAATGGACCCCAAGGTGGCATAGGTGGATGTACTGTCAGCATAGTTGGTAAGGCCGCTGCCGTTGCTGATAAAGCTGACCCAGTTTGCGCCGACCTTTTGGTTGCCGATGATGGTGCCGTCGTTTCCAATCGATCGTGCGCTAATATTCGATTGGCCCGACAACACCGTCGACCAGGTTTTCGCAATCGGGTCATAAGCCTTGAACTCAGAATTGGACCAACCGAGAATCCATCCTGAAGGACTAACGGAGGAAATGCCAAAGTTTTCGTTGCCATCGACCGTGATCGGAGTCGATGTGTTGCCCTGGGTACGGTACGAGCGATACGATCCGTCGTCGAGCCTTGCAGTTCGGTAAATGGCACCCGAGGAGTCGGCGCTGCCGCTGTATCCGTCCACCTCGTGATCGCCGTAGGGAAAGATGGTGGCGCTGTTTCCGGCGATCATGCATGCCGCCTGGGCCGTCGGCGTATCGGCTGTTGCTGCGATCACGCCGGAGTCGCTGACGTTGTTGGGATGGATATATTGGTCAGCCGGTGAGACAACCTGTATGCCGCCGTTGACGTATCGAAAGACCATTCGATAAGTGCCATCGGTATATGAACCGACGATCTGCTTTCCGTCAGGACTGATGGCATCGAACTCCATACCGAATTGGCCGGTCGGAGCCCCGAGAGTCGTGACGGTGTAGGCCGTAGCGAGGTCGGTGGCGATCACGACCGGAGCGGCAGCGCCTCCACCGCCGCAGCCTGTGAGGGAGCTGATGGCGACGAGCGAAAGGGACATCACGGCGAGATTTCTGAAACTGGTTTTCATGTCATCCATGATCCGGGTCAAGCGTGACAGGAGCCGCGACCGAGCGTTACAAAAGCGTGACAAATGCTTGTCACAGTCATCATGCTAAGATTTGCTTATGTCTATCCTTGGCCGAGCGTGTTTGCTCGAAGAACCCGGCGCGCCTGCGGTCGTGCGCGAAGTTACCGTCGACGATCCGGTCGGCGACGAAGTTCTGATTAAGGTTGTTGCGAGCGGGGTGTGTCACACCGACCTGACGGTGAAGAACCTTAACGGCAACGGCATGTCGTTTCCGATTGTTTTGGGCCACGAAGGCGCAGGTTACGTCGAGAAAGTTGGCGAGAATGTCACTCACCTGAAGCCGGGTGACCCGGTAGTGATCGCCTATCGCGCGCCATGCGGCCAATGCCCAGCGTGTTTGAAAGGCGACCCTCGGCACTGTTACATGGCGCTCCGACCTGGTTCTCGAATCAAGCGCGCCAGCGATGGAGCCGTGTGCTCGCAAGTTCTGCGATGCGGGACTTTTGCGACTCATACAGTTGTTCATGGCAAGGCCGCCATCAAGATGCCGGATGCCATGCCGCTGGATAAGGCGTGTCTGATCGCGTGCGGCGTCGTCACCGGTGTGGGGGCGGCGCTGAATACGACGCCGGTTGAGCGAGGTTCGCGCGTGGCCGTTGTGGGATGCGGTGGCGTTGGGCTGAGCGTGATTCAGGGCGCGCGCTTGGCGGGCGCAAAGCAGATCATCGCTATCGACATAAATCCGACCAAGCTTCAGTGGGCGAAAGACTTTGGCGCGACGCACCTGGTGAACGCGAAGGAAGTCGACCCGCTGAAGGCGGTGCGGGAGCTGACCGAGGACGGATGGGATGGCGGAGTAGAGTTTGCGTTCGAAGCGACGGGCATTCCGATGTGCATCGAACAGGCGGTGAAAATGTTGTCGTACGGCGGCACCGCTACGACGATCGGCTTCCCGGCTCAGAACGATTCGGTGAACCTCAATTTGGGCGACATGGCGACCGGCGTTTACTGGAATAAAGCGGCGTTGCGGGTCTGCCATTGTGGCGACACGTTGCCTTCACACGATTTTCCGATGCTCGCCGACCTGTATCTCAAGGGGCAACTGAACTTGGACCAAATGGTGACGAGGAAAATTTCGCTCGACGAAGTGGAAGATGCCTTTCACGAGATGGAAACGGGAGACGTCATCCGCTCGGTCATCATTCTGTAAGTGCCCTTCAAAAAAAGTGCCGCCCGAAGGCGGCCTTGTCTTTTTCTTGGGGGTGTTCGGTGGCGAACCACTTCGACCCTTTTGCCGCTTGGAGGGCTAATTCCGTGACGGCAAAGCGTGGATTATTTACAAATGAAACACCTCAACGGTTCGTTGACTGAAGAGGCACGAAGTTCGAATTAACTTCGATCTATCGCAACATCATTATATTACGATACTTCAATAAATACAACCCATTTTGACTTCTCCAAGCAATTATACGGGTCATTATTGGTTCGACCGAGCCGCAGTGGTCCCGGCTGAAAATTAAAAGGCCGCCCGAAGGCGGCCCTGTCGTCTTATGATGGGGTTAACGATGCCGACACATCGTGCCCAAATCCGTCGCCTGGGGGGTGAGTCCATTTGAACGACGAATCTAACACTCCCTCAAACTTGTTCGAAGGAATCGATTGGTCCAACTGCTCCTAAACAGTCTGTGCTTGCCTTGGCGAACACCGGACGTCCTCGACACAAATATGATACGCCGGGAAAGATGAAGATGTGATGAGGTTAAGACCATCGTCCTAGGACGAAAGACCGAGGTACTTTTTCGTCGCATTTTCATGGAACGAAGTAGAACTGTTGCGCATTCTGTATCCATCATGTCTGTGCACGCACGAGTTTTGCTCGTCTCTGCCTCTGTCTCCGCCGTTGCTCTCGCATCGGCCATCTTGCCCAGCGACGGCGACGTCGCAATGAGTCCGGCCGAAGCCAAGCCGCTGAAGGTCGGGGTCTCGATACCCGATTCAAACCTGAAGACCCTCGACGGCAAAGCCACTACGTTGAAGGAAGCGCTGGGCGGCAAACCGACCGTCCTGGTTTTCTACCGTGGCGGTTGGTGCCCGTTCTGCAACATGCACCTGGCCGAGCTTGGACAGGTACAAGCCGATATCATCAAGCGCGGCTATCAGATCGTCGCGATTAGCCCGGATACGCCCGCCGAGTTGAACAAGACGATGGAGAAGCACGACCTGACTTACAAGCTGCTTTCGGATTCGACGGCCGAAACGATGAAGAAGTTTGGGGTTGCGTTCCGGCTCGACGACAAGACGTTTGGAATGTACAAAGACAAGTACCATATCGACCTTGAGAGGTCGTCGGGCGGGATGACGCACCACATTCTGCCGGTGCCATCGGTGTTCCTTGTCGATAAGTCTGGGAAGATTATCTTCGCCCATTCGAATCCGGACTACAAGGTTCGGATGAAGGGGGCGGAGATTTTAAAAGCGATCGACGAAAACATGTAGACCCTCCTGAGTCCATATCAGGTCTAGATTGCCCTCTCGAGACCGAGAGGGCTTTTTGTCTTTCCTTTCGGGAGCGGCTACAAGGTCCCAGTGGGGATATAGCTCAGTTGGGAGAGCGTCCCGACGCATCGGGAAGATCGTGGGGAATTTCTACCTTTACATCCTCTCCAGCAAATCCAAACCCCGCTTCTACGCTGGGCACGCGGACGATCTCGAACAGCGACTAGCCGACATAATCGAGGACTCGTTCGCTCGACGCGACCTTATCGACCTTGGGAACGCATCTATTTCGAGGCTTTTGGTTCCCGCTCTGAGGCGATGAAGCGCGAATACGAAATCAAATCTTGGAAGAGCTCCAAAAAGATTCGGGAATTGATTGATTCCAGCTAGTGGGCGGTATCCTTTATGTAGCCTGTGGGGATATAGCTCAGTTGGGAGAGCGCTGCAATCGCACTGCAGAGGTCGTGGGTTCGAATCCCATTATCTCCACCATTCAAAATAGCAATCTGCTTCATTCTGTTTCACTCTCTTTGAATCTCTCAAGGGACCCATTAAGGGACCAAACTTTTGGGTTCGTATCGCCCTGGCGACCTTCGAGCAGCCAGCAGAGGTCCCCTGAGGGTCATCCCATTATCTTGACCGTTCTACAGATTATAGGACGGGATTTGCAACTCGCTCCTTCCAATTGCTTCCAGGAATCGCCGCGACGTTAAAACCGGTGGGTAGATATCAAGTGCCTTGGCGGCAAAACGTTTCTAAAGACCTCAACCGATCCGCAGAAGGTATCCGAATTCCGCTCGCAGGAGGGTGAATTCTTGTCCCTAGAGATTTGGGCATTCCGTTACTTGGGGTCGGCATATCTTAAGGGTCCGAGTTTAATTGAGATATTTTGGCCAGAGTGAAGGGAAGTAGCGGTCCCGCAACAGGAGGCTGATCGACACATACCCGATGAAGCCCAACGATTCAAAGAGAGCAAACGTCGTGGGCTCATAGGGCCCGTAAGGGGCATAGCCGAGCCCGTTATCCGGCACCAGATTATCGGCGAACTCAACGCCAGGGTAGTGGACGACTTCATCATGGTCAATCAGAAACTGTGCAGACGTGTCGGCAGGTTGGAAGTATTCCGGGTAGATTTCCACGGCTTTGAGATCATTGACGACATCGGTATAGAGCTTGGTATCAGTTGAATGTGCGGCAAGGTCGACAAGCGCACTCGCGAGAAGATTGGATCGCGCACTTTCCACATTGAGTCCACTAAATGGATATCCAAGCAATTGGTCTATTTCTTCTTGAACCGTAGCATCAATGTGTGCTATGCCCGCACCAAATTCAACCCGGTCGCAAAGCCATACCGTTGCCTTTTCGATCAAGCTTTTCGAGATATCCTGCCGACCGTGCCGCTCGAGAGCCAAACAAGCCGTCACGATTGAGACAGCATATCTGTCGCTGATAGGGTGACTTACACCAGGTTCGGATTCTACGAACTCGATCAGCCGACTCGCTGCGAATCTAGCCTGCTCGACATCAGACCCAAGTGCGATCAGTCCCAGTGCCTCAATCACTCGCGAACAATGTATTGGGTACGTCGCAAAGATCGACGCCGAATGTATGGCGCCATCTAGCTTCTTATCCGCCGCCGTCCAGATATTCCAAACGGCCTCTATATAGTCGGAAGCCGAACCCACTACGGTGTCAATTTGGCTTTCACAAAGGGTCAACAATTCTGCCCTTCGCGAAGGGTCTGTTGCCTCTCGTAGTTCAAACATGCCCATTCGTAAAGCAGCCAAATCACAGTATAAAGCGTCGTATAGGAGTCCTCCGTCCCGGCACTTGCCAGCCAGAATCGAAGACTCAATTGTTCCAATGAGAACGCGTTCCCGATCTGGCAGTTCTTTGTCGAGCCAACTCAGCGAATGCTCCTCGATCTCAGCCAGCTCTGGGGATTTACGTACCACCGAGCCATACAGAACGAAGAACCTTCCTTGAGCTGCCAAATCCACACCCGATAGCCGAGTTGACCGGATTCCCTGCAAGCCATGTTTCAAAAGTAACTCGATCAGCTTGTTACGATCCCAAATCTCAACTGGTGGGTACTCAAGTTTTGCAAGGGCGTCAGTACTGAACGAGTTGATTTGGTCAGCGGCCGGTTGAGTTACCGTTCCGGTTGTAACCAGGACAATTCGGCGCGAGAGATTTTTATCAAATGCAGGATGGCCCTGTTCGGTCATCGCTGCCGCCTGCAACTGGCCCATGATTCCACCATTTAGGTCCCCGACACCCAAATCTCCCTTCTTCGTCTGAAACACCCATTGCTCGCCACTTATTTTTGCGATAAAGTCCTTCCCTTTCTCGATTGTCCCGTGGGTCAGGTGAACATCGGAGAACCCCATCGCAGAGAGTAGCGCAAGGAACGGTGCGTCAAAGTCACGCTCCTTGCGGACATTATCAAGAAAGTCGGCGACGACGTTTCTTAGCATCCCACTCCTCGCGTTTGCGCTCAACAATCTCCATCACTCGTTCATCAAAGTCCACTGGTCGAATCGATTGAGCAAGGGTCTTTAAAGCGCCGCCACCTGCCTCAATCTCAAACTTGCGAGGTTCGCCATCTTCGTTGAAGCTCACATTGATATGTTCCAACGCTCGCAGAAGATTGTCCCATGTGAGCACTGGGTTACCGGGAATAATCTGGCGTGACCGCTTGACACCCTCTTCCAGAGTCTCTGCACGACTACGAGCCAATTGAACGCGGAACTTCTCACCGAGCGCTCGAATCTCCAAATGAAAGCATGCAAAATCGGATTCGCGCGTCGCTTCCCTTGGGATCGTGTAACTCGCCTCGAACCTAGTCGGCGTCCGATTCCAAATCTCTTCAAATACGTGCCGCAGTCTTCCAGAGTGATTGGTGGTGCGCTTTAGAGTCCGCCTCAACAACGGGTCCCTGGCGATTTCACCTTCTAATGCCTTCCTCATGAACACGTTGAAGGCGTAATCGTATTCATGCGATCTCAGAAAGCTTGGCTCACTCATTTGCTCTCCTTTCCAATCCGCCTGCAACGCCGTGACGCATTCCATTCGGCCAGCTTCGTAGTTCGTAATTCCTCCATACGATCTCGGTGTTCTTGAGTTTCTTCGAGTTCACGTAGCCGCGGCGCTAAATCCGGATGAACCACGAATGCCTGCCCGTCCCGAACTACATTGCCATCGTCGTCAAAGCGCCATTCAGTTTTTTCGATTAGGTCGATCAGCATGTCGATGCTTAACCGCTCACCCTTTGCATCCAGCACATTGCCGGTGGCCTCCGTGATCTGATGGAGATTCTCGAACATCATTTTTGCCATTGAGGCGACATTCGCCTTGCTAAACTCCGCGACCTGAGTGGTATGTGCATCGATGTTTCCGAGCCTCACGTCGTCTCGCTCGATAAGCATTAGGGCAGAAGCTGTTCGACCAGTGGTGTCAACGGTCTCCTCGTTTATAATGTTACGCCCCGCACCGAAGTGTCGAGTCCGCCTCGATCTGACCATCCCCATGAGTTGGTCATCAGCCGCAAATCCACGGCTCGCTCGTGTGAGCATATTCTCGTAAGCACTATCGTACTCAAGGGATTTAAGAGGGGATGATGTATGTTTGCTCATACGATTGCCTTTCCAATTTCATTTAAAACAAAAAAAACGGACCAGTCGAGAACCCCAGTGACCGTAACAAGACATGCGGCTAAGTCCCTCTAGATGCGAATCCGCGTCGCAAGTGTTGATCGTTGAGTTAGCTCTCGAACCCATCCAACTAGTTATCATGCATTTCGTCCATTGCAGCTGCAAATCGCGTCCCATTATCTTCACCATTCAACAAGTTTTCCTGTGAAGGACCATTCGTAGACGCCGGAGGCTTTGCCTTATCCGATTATGGGACGAAAAATGACGGTAGGCAGTTGATGCCTTTGTGTTTTTCCACTTCATGTCCTTTGGCAATACATTCAAATGTTGAGTCATGAAATGCAAAGACAAAGTGACGCCACGATTCGGACACTCGTGAGTCATGTCTCGGATGAACAGAGTTCATCTCGACTAAAGCTCGGATCCACGAGGAATCGAAGACTTCGTTTGCCGAATAGTGGGTTAGACCACGACGATAAAGCCGATGTCCATGGAGTGCCTCGTCATTCGGTGGTCCAAAGGTATGGGCTACCGGTGAAGCAAACTTAACGAGCGCGTATTCATTTTCGCTAGCATGCTCGACGATGTATACCAAGTAAAGGGTTTGCTCGGTAGCATAAATTCGTGGGGCGGGCACGCCGGTATCTGACTGGGGAACGTCTTCAAGCTCGACAACCCGATCCATTTTCCTGCCAATCATGCATGCATTATGATTGGACTGAAACCGTCCTCAGTTGCTTAATCTGGATAAGACCTCTCGACGACCTTCCGCGAGCCACCACTTTTTGAATTTCCAAGCGGTTTTGATTTACTCGTTCGAAGAACCGCTTTTCGCTTCCAAAAGTCGCCGGATCGACTTGACATCGGCGCTCGTCGCTGGAGTGAAAATAACCAGCCCAAGGTCAGGCTGACCGTCCACCAAGAACGACGAATAATGCACCGAGATCGGGCCGACGATCGAGTGGTGGAGATGCTTGGTTCCCTCGCCGTAATTCCGCACCTCATGGTCGAGCCACATGGCTTCGAACTCAGGACTGAGCTTCCTGAGTTCGCGGACGAGTTGTTCGGCTTGCTTGGGCGCTCCGGCTCGGGCAGTCTCGGCCCGAAACACCGCGACGGCGAACCGGGCGTGGCTTTCCCATTCTGGCATTTGCCGTCTGGCGTGGGAGCCGCAGAACAGCATCCGCAGAATATTTCGCTCCTCGGGCGGCACCGCCGAGTAGTCGGTGAGGACGGCCAAAGCCGCTTGGTTCCAGGCGACCACGTCCCACCACGCGGTCTTGACGATCGCCGGGCTGTACGGCATCGAGTCCAACACCTGTTGAAGCTGGGCAGATACGCAAGGCACCTGGGCGACCGGCATTTCGGGCAACCGCTGTTGGGCCAGCAGGAAAAGGTGTTCGCGTTCGGCGGGCGAGAGATCGAGCGCGGCTGCGATTCCCTCCAATACCTCGGATGAAGGAACTCCACCTCGCCCCTGCTCCAACCATGTATACCAAGTCACGCTGACGTTGGCTCGCTGGGCGACCTCCTCGCGTCGCAGACCGGGCGTGCGCCGTCGCGTTGCCGAGAGTCCAAGCGATGCGGGGTCGACCTTGGCACGTCGGTTCTTCAGAAAATTAGCCAGGGAATCTTTCGCCATCGTCAGCCTATCAGTTTCGATACCAGTATAACGCCACGTCTTTTCAGGTCGCGGGACCTGCGAAATACTGATTGAGTGGACCTCAAGCGGTCCCATCTACAAGGTTATACGATGCGAGTATTCGTTACTGGAGCAACCGGATTCATTGGACAAGCCGTCGTTCGAGATTTGATCGATGCCGGACATGAGGTCCTCGGGATGGCGCGAAAGCCGGAGTCGGCGGCTACGTTGGAGGAGAGTGGCGCGCGGGCCCTATTAGGCGATATCGAGGATTTTGCATGCTTGGCGGAAGGAGCCAAGGCGAGCGATGCGGTGATCCACACCGCGTTCATTCACGACTTCACGCGTTTTGCCGAGTGCTGTGAGGCGGATCGGAAGGCGATTGGGGCATTGGGTGAGGCAATGGTGGAGACGGATAAGCCGCTCATCGTGACCTCAGGGATGGTTGGCGGAAACGAAGACAACGACGCGCCGACGCCGTCGGCGTCTTACCCTCGTGCCTCGGAGCCCAGCGCTTTTGCCTTCCTCGACCGCGGCGTTCGGGCGATGGCGATTCGGCTTCCGC
The sequence above is a segment of the Armatimonadota bacterium genome. Coding sequences within it:
- a CDS encoding alcohol dehydrogenase catalytic domain-containing protein, whose product is MSILGRACLLEEPGAPAVVREVTVDDPVGDEVLIKVVASGVCHTDLTVKNLNGNGMSFPIVLGHEGAGYVEKVGENVTHLKPGDPVVIAYRAPCGQCPACLKGDPRHCYMALRPGSRIKRASDGAVCSQVLRCGTFATHTVVHGKAAIKMPDAMPLDKACLIACGVVTGVGAALNTTPVERGSRVAVVGCGGVGLSVIQGARLAGAKQIIAIDINPTKLQWAKDFGATHLVNAKEVDPLKAVRELTEDGWDGGVEFAFEATGIPMCIEQAVKMLSYGGTATTIGFPAQNDSVNLNLGDMATGVYWNKAALRVCHCGDTLPSHDFPMLADLYLKGQLNLDQMVTRKISLDEVEDAFHEMETGDVIRSVIIL
- a CDS encoding M20/M25/M40 family metallo-hydrolase is translated as MAIVDSLELLQELVSLPGPAGQEDQVREALIQHLVKLGITSQVDPKGNLIVRLGKGEKAKVVVTAHMDEIALYVKQILPDGSLKVASLGGIFPWKLGEGPVTILASGTPLEAVLGFGSIHTESNLSAAKRAKTDAVTWDMATVMTGLTPESLKKKGVRLGTRVVVSPSRRTLTRFENFVAGYFLDDRADLVSWLLALAEMKDEPLDVAFVATTSEEVGGEGAQYYLAHEQPDFCVALELGPQVPDAPVAISARPTVWVMDGYAAMPPFLGETLDRVSEQTGIGLQYQALSRGGSDASCSAARGLCAHPITLGLPMENSHGYEVIHTESMNALAELTVAVVRDLFK
- a CDS encoding GNAT family N-acetyltransferase encodes the protein MKVVKPDIVYRQAFLRMLDDYLMNDPDNVGGYALAATNFEKYLRSLEDEETGFNLLPGIVAGSHRWLLDSAGEIVAVVRTRYTIDTPFLNSVGGHIGYDVAPSQRGKRYSIAALSAGLDEARRVGLDRVMVCADAENTRSCRTIERCGGVLEMEFLSEHWPIPVRRYWFELSGTSDAPDVQSHH
- a CDS encoding DUF4968 domain-containing protein yields the protein MTESRYFTKLQRVTGWEKTATGIVAEVDEARLAIDLLRPDTFRFEITPAHGGVDAPQYAVCADVASMRTPFSVKEKKGRVELATDQVRVTVHLDPFRLEAHRADGSAIFETSEDGNLGSYAQLNDSFIVTRMRGEDDVILGLGEKTGRLNRAGRHMTLWNVDVLNPSARREIGACDCAGGPSNDPRSTEYDPYYISIPFYQTVDEKGNAAGFFVDNLCRAEYDFATEDETRILFYGGRYVEYFFAGPRLENVLEAYTALTGRMGTPPLWSLGYHHCRWHPYSQEDVLKHAKTYRKKGIPCDSIWLDIDHMNGYRVFTWNPKLLPEPAKMLSSLTKLGFRSVTIIDPGVKVEPGYSVYDSGLAKNAFCRTEGGAVYQGQVWPGKTAFPDFASAVAREWWGELNAKHIQFGLAGIWNDMNEPATGDIPASAMRFDGGKYSHGMYHNGYAMLMAMGTAEGLKKALPNQRPFVLSRAGSAGIQRYAANWLGDNMSRWEHLAMSLPMSLGLGLSGQPFIGADIGGFGENSSPELLVRWMQVATLTPFCRNHNDAGNVDQYPWSFGAKTEAACHAAIDLRYRLMPYLYTTFVESATTGLPIMRPLLMEDLSLSEVDDEYLFGSSLLIAPVLAPKVRARSVALPSGEWIDWWTGARCEGTVWSQAPLDRIPLFARAGSVVPMWTEAPPSTMGYHPEVVELRVFVPSVDGEWGSMLVEDDGESFAFERGERLTTTIRVVRKGKKLSVVGSTVGVVYAGFARKAFRLVFRGADLADVVVEAGVDGFEWSGTV
- a CDS encoding redoxin domain-containing protein, whose product is MERSRTVAHSVSIMSVHARVLLVSASVSAVALASAILPSDGDVAMSPAEAKPLKVGVSIPDSNLKTLDGKATTLKEALGGKPTVLVFYRGGWCPFCNMHLAELGQVQADIIKRGYQIVAISPDTPAELNKTMEKHDLTYKLLSDSTAETMKKFGVAFRLDDKTFGMYKDKYHIDLERSSGGMTHHILPVPSVFLVDKSGKIIFAHSNPDYKVRMKGAEILKAIDENM
- a CDS encoding helix-turn-helix domain-containing protein; translation: MAKDSLANFLKNRRAKVDPASLGLSATRRRTPGLRREEVAQRANVSVTWYTWLEQGRGGVPSSEVLEGIAAALDLSPAEREHLFLLAQQRLPEMPVAQVPCVSAQLQQVLDSMPYSPAIVKTAWWDVVAWNQAALAVLTDYSAVPPEERNILRMLFCGSHARRQMPEWESHARFAVAVFRAETARAGAPKQAEQLVRELRKLSPEFEAMWLDHEVRNYGEGTKHLHHSIVGPISVHYSSFLVDGQPDLGLVIFTPATSADVKSIRRLLEAKSGSSNE